GTCTCTCATCTCGAACCGATCCTATCTGGATGTTCCTCGTTGAACTGGTCTCGTGACGCAACGAACTTCTCTTCCACAGCATCACAAAGATGAGCAAGGTTCTCGAGTGCTCTGCGCAAGACTATGTCTGTGTGCACACCATCTGCAGTAACCGTCAGTCATCACTCAGCGTCGTAAGCACAGGCTGACGCTTACCCCAGGTCTGGATTCTGATGTTCATGAACGGCTCTGAAGGATGTGGGATCGAATAGCCGCAGAATTCAACGTCAGGGCTACAGCAAATGGTCAGCATGGAGGTGGAAAATGGTGGCGGCGGTGGCGCATCTCTTACTCTTTTGTGAGCATGTACCGAAGCGCGTTTCCAAGGGTGTGATCTTCGTTCTCGAATGAGTATGATGCTGCCGTGAGTGTGGCGCCGGGTAGCTGTTATAATGTCAGCAAGCCCTTACACTCATAGGCACATGCTCACTGCACATACCAACTTTAGGCGGATTTTCTCGAGGAACGGAGGTTGACTGGTGCCGTTCGCTTCAGCGCAGGGGGTAGCATCGGCCATATCCTGATCGTTCGACATCTTCGAGGACGACCGAGTGTTCGCAC
Above is a window of Fulvia fulva chromosome 6, complete sequence DNA encoding:
- a CDS encoding DNA-directed RNA polymerases I and III subunit RPAC2, with the protein product MSNDQDMADATPCAEANGTSQPPFLEKIRLKLLPGATLTAASYSFENEDHTLGNALRYMLTKDPDVEFCGYSIPHPSEPFMNIRIQTWDGVHTDIVLRRALENLAHLCDAVEEKFVASRDQFNEEHPDRIGSR